Proteins from a genomic interval of Afifella aestuarii:
- a CDS encoding ABC transporter substrate-binding protein, with amino-acid sequence MSLFKKLAAATVLAVFATGAAQAQETLRIGTEGAYPPFSEITADGKLVGFDIDIANALCDEMKVKCEFISQDWDGIIPALLAGKYDAIVASMSITEERKEKVDFTDKYYDTPQAIVVPKDSDITEATAESMADRSVGAQSSTTHSQYAEQIFPDSDIRLYPSADEYKLDLASGRLDAALDDVIVLSEWVDSEDGSCCKILTTLPGDPKIYGPGIGIAVRKGDDELREKLNAAIKAIRENGTYKKINDKYFDFDVYGG; translated from the coding sequence ATGAGCTTGTTCAAAAAACTGGCGGCTGCAACGGTCCTCGCGGTCTTCGCCACGGGCGCAGCGCAGGCCCAGGAAACGTTGCGCATCGGCACGGAGGGCGCCTACCCCCCGTTCAGCGAAATCACGGCTGACGGTAAGCTCGTCGGCTTCGATATCGACATCGCCAATGCGCTCTGCGACGAGATGAAGGTGAAGTGCGAGTTCATCTCGCAGGATTGGGACGGCATCATTCCCGCCCTTCTCGCCGGCAAGTACGACGCCATCGTCGCCTCCATGTCGATCACGGAGGAGCGCAAGGAGAAGGTCGACTTCACCGACAAATATTACGACACGCCGCAGGCGATCGTCGTGCCGAAGGATTCCGACATCACGGAAGCGACCGCCGAATCGATGGCGGACAGAAGCGTCGGTGCCCAGAGCTCCACGACGCACTCGCAATATGCGGAACAGATCTTCCCGGATTCTGACATCCGCCTCTATCCCTCGGCCGACGAATACAAGCTCGATCTGGCGAGCGGACGTCTCGATGCAGCCCTCGACGACGTGATCGTTCTGTCGGAATGGGTCGACAGCGAAGACGGCTCCTGCTGCAAGATCCTGACGACTCTGCCGGGCGATCCGAAAATCTACGGGCCGGGCATCGGCATCGCAGTGCGCAAGGGTGACGACGAGTTGCGCGAGAAGCTCAACGCCGCCATCAAGGCGATCCGCGAGAACGGCACCTACAAGAAAATCAACGACAAGTACTTCGACTTCGACGTCTATGGCGGATAA
- the apbC gene encoding iron-sulfur cluster carrier protein ApbC has translation MPETTPTITKDVVFDALRRVKGPDLESDIVTQKLVSDPVISNGKVIVSITVPAEAASHLEPLRQAAEKVLSDLPGVERAMVALTAERRPGQGMSQNAMPQNTAPRSAPPRPQPAPQPSAPQRAPAQAPQQPQKAGVPGVKAIIAVASGKGGVGKSTTAVNLALGLKANGLEVGILDADIYGPSLPRLMGIKGRPESVSERILKPMEGYGLKVMSMGFLVEEETPMIWRGPMVMSALTQMLREVAWGELDVLVVDMPPGTGDAQLTMAQQVPLAGAVIVSTPQDLALIDARKGLNMFNKVNVPVLGIVENMSYFLCPHCGERSDIFGHGGAEHEAERIGVPFLGAVPLHMDIRETSDSGRPIVASEPQSEHARIYRHIADAVVKRLNVEKAAGVRQAPRVVVE, from the coding sequence ATGCCCGAGACCACTCCCACGATTACGAAAGATGTCGTCTTCGATGCGCTCCGCCGTGTCAAAGGCCCCGACCTCGAAAGTGATATCGTCACTCAGAAACTCGTTTCCGATCCCGTCATCTCGAACGGCAAGGTGATCGTGTCGATCACGGTGCCGGCGGAGGCCGCATCGCATCTGGAACCTCTGCGGCAGGCGGCCGAAAAGGTGCTCTCGGATCTGCCGGGGGTGGAGCGTGCCATGGTGGCCCTGACTGCCGAGAGACGGCCTGGGCAGGGCATGTCCCAGAATGCGATGCCGCAGAATACGGCCCCCCGCAGCGCTCCGCCACGGCCGCAACCCGCCCCCCAACCATCCGCCCCGCAGCGCGCGCCGGCCCAGGCGCCGCAGCAGCCTCAGAAAGCGGGGGTTCCTGGCGTCAAGGCGATCATCGCTGTCGCGTCCGGTAAAGGTGGCGTCGGCAAGTCCACGACCGCCGTCAATCTCGCCCTCGGGCTTAAGGCGAACGGCCTCGAAGTCGGCATTCTCGATGCCGACATCTACGGGCCGTCATTGCCGCGCTTGATGGGCATCAAGGGACGGCCGGAATCGGTGTCGGAGCGCATCCTGAAGCCGATGGAAGGCTACGGGCTCAAGGTCATGTCGATGGGCTTCCTCGTGGAGGAAGAGACGCCGATGATCTGGCGCGGGCCGATGGTCATGTCCGCCTTGACCCAGATGTTGCGCGAGGTCGCCTGGGGCGAGCTCGACGTGCTCGTCGTCGATATGCCTCCCGGAACCGGCGACGCGCAGCTCACCATGGCTCAGCAGGTGCCGCTCGCCGGTGCCGTCATCGTCTCGACGCCGCAGGATCTCGCCCTCATCGATGCCCGCAAGGGCCTCAACATGTTCAACAAAGTGAACGTGCCGGTCCTCGGTATCGTGGAGAACATGAGCTATTTCCTGTGCCCGCATTGCGGCGAGCGCTCCGATATTTTCGGGCATGGCGGAGCCGAACACGAGGCGGAACGCATCGGCGTTCCCTTCCTCGGCGCTGTGCCGCTGCACATGGATATCCGCGAAACCTCCGATTCAGGCCGGCCGATTGTTGCCTCCGAACCGCAATCGGAGCATGCGCGCATCTATCGCCACATTGCCGATGCCGTCGTGAAGCGTCTCAACGTGGAAAAAGCCGCGGGCGTCCGCCAGGCGCCGAGGGTGGTGGTGGAATAG
- a CDS encoding ABC transporter permease: MSANQAANPAYVSDRILPAEPPPASVRHWSKARIAGIVLMTLWAAIALALVVFFISAWNPELLTRYGPKLLDGLLVTVELVVLSVAIGAVLAGIVAAGRLSKNRWTRGLAFAFVYFFRGTPLLAQTFLVYYGAGQFREVFEAAGLWWFFRDAFNCAALTFTLNTAAYQAEIYAGAIRGISVGQWEGARALGLSPVVIFFKVVAPQALITALRPLGNEIIFMIKGSAIASVITVYDLLGETRLAFSRSFDFQVYLWAAGLYLVVVEALRRVWDAAERRLTRHLKPAQDSSGQQVVAEQIGA, from the coding sequence ATGAGCGCCAATCAGGCCGCCAACCCGGCATATGTGTCCGACCGGATTCTTCCGGCGGAGCCTCCGCCCGCATCCGTCCGGCATTGGAGCAAGGCGCGCATCGCCGGCATCGTCTTGATGACGCTGTGGGCCGCGATCGCCCTCGCGCTGGTCGTCTTCTTCATCAGCGCCTGGAATCCGGAACTTCTGACGCGCTACGGGCCAAAGCTCCTCGACGGCCTCCTCGTCACGGTGGAGCTCGTCGTCTTGTCGGTCGCGATCGGCGCGGTTCTGGCCGGCATCGTCGCGGCAGGTCGGCTTTCGAAGAACCGGTGGACGCGCGGGCTGGCTTTTGCCTTTGTGTATTTCTTTCGGGGAACACCGCTGCTTGCCCAGACCTTCCTCGTCTATTATGGCGCCGGGCAGTTTCGCGAGGTGTTCGAAGCGGCAGGGCTGTGGTGGTTCTTCCGCGACGCCTTCAATTGCGCCGCCCTCACCTTCACGCTCAACACCGCCGCCTATCAGGCCGAGATTTATGCCGGGGCCATCCGCGGCATCTCCGTCGGGCAGTGGGAAGGAGCCCGCGCACTCGGGCTCTCGCCTGTCGTCATCTTCTTCAAGGTGGTCGCCCCGCAGGCGCTGATCACGGCTTTACGGCCGCTCGGCAACGAGATCATCTTCATGATCAAGGGCTCTGCGATCGCTTCCGTCATCACCGTCTATGATCTCCTGGGCGAGACGCGGCTTGCCTTTTCCCGCTCCTTCGATTTCCAGGTCTATCTCTGGGCCGCCGGGCTCTATCTCGTCGTCGTGGAAGCGCTCCGGCGCGTCTGGGATGCGGCCGAACGGCGGCTGACGCGGCATCTCAAGCCGGCGCAGGACAGCTCCGGCCAGCAGGTGGTGGCGGAACAGATCGGCGCGTAA
- a CDS encoding ABC transporter permease — protein sequence MMEFLDLLSFGGGGWGDDLAAGLAVTVALALTTLPIGLVLGFLLALAKDSDDPGLIRAATIFTTIFRGLPELLTLFIIYYGGQIALQKLFRLLFDTYVEFSSFTAGVIALSLVFASFASEVFLSAFRGIQKGQYEGAYALGLRPTTTMRLVILPQLIRLALPGLSNLWLILLKDTSLVSVIALNDLLRNTNVAVGVTKQPFFFYFVACMIYLVLSIISSFGINGIDRWSRRGEATK from the coding sequence CTGATGGAGTTTTTGGACCTCCTGTCGTTTGGAGGCGGCGGCTGGGGCGATGATCTTGCGGCCGGGCTTGCGGTCACGGTCGCGTTGGCGCTGACGACGCTGCCGATCGGGCTCGTGCTCGGATTTCTGCTTGCGCTCGCCAAGGACAGCGACGATCCCGGCCTCATCCGGGCGGCGACGATCTTCACGACGATCTTCCGCGGGCTGCCGGAGCTTCTGACGCTGTTCATCATCTATTACGGCGGACAGATCGCACTGCAGAAGCTCTTCCGGCTTCTCTTCGACACCTATGTCGAGTTTTCGTCTTTCACGGCGGGCGTGATCGCGCTGTCGCTCGTCTTCGCATCCTTCGCGAGCGAGGTCTTTCTGTCCGCCTTTCGCGGCATTCAGAAGGGCCAGTATGAGGGGGCGTATGCACTCGGCCTGAGGCCGACGACGACGATGCGTCTCGTCATCCTGCCACAGCTCATCCGGCTCGCTTTGCCGGGGCTTTCGAACCTCTGGCTGATCTTGTTGAAGGATACGAGCCTCGTCTCCGTCATCGCCCTCAACGATCTTCTGCGCAACACCAACGTCGCCGTTGGCGTGACCAAACAACCGTTCTTCTTCTATTTCGTCGCCTGCATGATCTATCTGGTGCTGTCCATCATTTCGTCCTTCGGCATCAACGGCATCGACCGCTGGTCGAGGCGCGGCGAGGCGACGAAATGA
- the mobB gene encoding molybdopterin-guanine dinucleotide biosynthesis protein B, producing the protein MAPPVFGITGWKNSGKTTLVARLVSAFSERGLIVSTVKHAHHAFDIDHPGTDSFRHREAGAREVLLVSDHRWALMHELGEEAEPPVEEMLSRLSPCDLILIEGYKKAPHPKLEVRRRDGRPGQALSDSDPSILAIASDYPVANAKLPVFHLDEVAKIADFIAGHLSLDAAK; encoded by the coding sequence ATGGCGCCCCCGGTCTTCGGCATCACCGGCTGGAAGAATTCCGGCAAGACGACGCTCGTCGCCCGCCTCGTCAGCGCGTTTTCAGAGCGCGGCCTCATCGTCTCCACGGTCAAGCACGCCCACCACGCCTTCGACATCGATCATCCCGGAACCGATTCGTTCCGGCATCGCGAGGCGGGGGCACGCGAGGTTCTCCTCGTGTCCGATCACCGTTGGGCGCTGATGCATGAGCTCGGCGAAGAGGCGGAGCCCCCCGTCGAGGAGATGCTGTCGCGTCTGTCGCCCTGCGACCTCATCCTCATCGAAGGCTACAAGAAGGCACCTCACCCGAAGCTCGAAGTGCGCCGCCGGGACGGACGGCCCGGGCAGGCGCTCAGCGACAGCGATCCGTCGATCCTCGCAATCGCATCAGATTATCCGGTGGCGAACGCGAAGCTTCCGGTCTTCCATCTCGACGAAGTTGCAAAAATTGCCGATTTCATCGCCGGGCACCTGTCGCTCGATGCCGCCAAATGA
- the mobA gene encoding molybdenum cofactor guanylyltransferase MobA, which translates to MSETTDQDRPAPRPITGVILAGGLSRRMGNDKPLVEIAGRPLLSYVVNGLRPQVDELVINANGDASRFSEFLLPVVPDGIDGNPGPLAGILAGMRWSQVFCPQARFMASAAVDTPFFPGDLVTRLSEGCGHDETTIAVAASFNGVHPVFGLWPIALADDLEEWLKKAKSSKVLDFADNYVRLNVPFDHLEADGRQIDPFFNVNTPEDAAEAHAMLEALNRTQAAE; encoded by the coding sequence GTGAGCGAGACGACCGACCAGGATCGTCCTGCCCCGCGCCCGATCACGGGGGTTATTCTTGCTGGTGGCCTGTCCCGCCGGATGGGCAACGACAAGCCGCTCGTGGAGATTGCCGGCCGACCGCTGCTTTCTTACGTGGTGAATGGTCTGCGCCCGCAGGTCGACGAACTCGTCATCAACGCCAATGGCGACGCGTCGCGCTTCAGTGAATTTCTTCTCCCTGTCGTTCCCGACGGCATCGACGGCAATCCGGGGCCTCTCGCCGGTATTCTCGCCGGGATGCGCTGGAGCCAGGTCTTCTGTCCGCAGGCGCGTTTCATGGCGAGCGCAGCGGTCGACACGCCCTTCTTCCCCGGTGATCTCGTCACGCGGCTTTCCGAAGGCTGCGGCCACGACGAAACGACGATCGCCGTTGCGGCCTCGTTCAACGGCGTGCATCCCGTCTTCGGATTGTGGCCGATCGCGCTTGCCGACGATCTCGAGGAATGGCTGAAGAAGGCGAAATCGAGCAAGGTTCTCGACTTCGCCGACAATTACGTGCGTCTCAACGTGCCCTTCGACCATCTGGAAGCCGACGGCCGTCAGATCGACCCCTTCTTCAACGTCAACACGCCGGAGGACGCGGCCGAGGCACATGCGATGCTCGAGGCGCTCAATCGAACTCAGGCCGCCGAATAG